From the genome of Pantoea alfalfae, one region includes:
- the ispH gene encoding 4-hydroxy-3-methylbut-2-enyl diphosphate reductase has protein sequence MQILLANPRGFCAGVDRAISIVERALEMYGAPIYVRHEVVHNRYVVNSLRERGAIFIEEISEVPDNAILIFSAHGVSQAVRAEAKARNLTMLFDATCPLVTKVHMEVARASRKGVEAILIGHAGHPEVEGTMGQYNNPNGGMYLVESPEDVFRLTVKDENNLSFMTQTTLSVDDTSDIIDALRQRFPAIIGPRKDDICYATTNRQEAVRTLAKDAEVVLVVGSKNSSNSNRLAELAQRAGKLAKLIDSADDIQEEWVKGVACIGVTAGASAPDILVQQVIQRLRELGGEAAIELIGREENIVFEVPKELRVDVRNVQ, from the coding sequence ATGCAAATCCTGTTAGCTAATCCGCGCGGCTTCTGCGCTGGCGTTGATCGTGCCATCAGTATTGTTGAGCGCGCGCTGGAGATGTATGGCGCGCCCATCTACGTCCGTCACGAAGTGGTGCATAACCGTTATGTGGTAAACAGCCTGCGTGAGCGCGGTGCCATCTTCATTGAAGAGATCAGTGAAGTGCCGGATAACGCGATTCTGATCTTCTCCGCGCACGGTGTTTCTCAGGCAGTGCGTGCCGAAGCTAAAGCGCGCAATCTGACTATGCTGTTCGACGCCACCTGTCCGCTGGTGACCAAGGTGCATATGGAAGTGGCACGCGCCAGCCGTAAAGGCGTTGAGGCAATACTGATTGGTCATGCGGGGCATCCGGAAGTCGAAGGCACCATGGGGCAGTACAACAACCCTAATGGCGGCATGTATCTGGTGGAGTCACCGGAAGATGTCTTCAGACTGACCGTCAAAGACGAAAACAATCTGAGCTTCATGACGCAGACCACGCTGTCGGTGGATGACACCTCTGACATCATTGATGCTTTGCGCCAGCGCTTCCCGGCGATTATCGGGCCGCGTAAAGATGATATCTGCTACGCCACCACCAACCGTCAGGAAGCCGTTCGTACGCTGGCGAAAGATGCGGAAGTGGTGCTGGTGGTAGGGTCGAAGAACTCCTCGAACTCCAACCGCCTGGCCGAACTGGCACAGCGTGCCGGTAAGCTGGCGAAGCTGATCGACTCTGCGGATGATATTCAGGAAGAGTGGGTAAAAGGCGTAGCCTGTATTGGTGTAACCGCGGGTGCCTCAGCCCCCGATATTCTGGTGCAGCAGGTGATCCAGCGACTGCGTGAGCTGGGTGGCGAAGCGGCGATTGAGCTGATTGGTCGTGAAGAGAATATCGTCTTCGAAGTGCCAAAAGAGCTACGTGTCGACGTACGCAACGTGCAGTAG
- the dapB gene encoding 4-hydroxy-tetrahydrodipicolinate reductase produces MNTIRIAIVGAPGRMGRNLIQATQQAEGVELGAALVRPGSSLTGSDAGELAGIGKNGILIADDLRAVINDFDVLIDFTRPEGTLEYMAICREQGKAMVIGTTGFDEAGKAAIRAAAEDIAIVFAANFSVGVNLVLKLLEKAAKVMGEYADIEIVEAHHRHKVDAPSGTALAMGEAIADAMQWKLDEHAVYTREGHTGERQPQTIGFATVRAGDIVGEHTAMFADIGERVEITHKASSRMTFANGAVKSALWLKDKKSGLYDMRDVLDLSML; encoded by the coding sequence ATGAACACTATCCGGATTGCTATTGTGGGCGCGCCGGGCCGAATGGGCCGTAATCTGATTCAGGCGACACAGCAGGCAGAGGGCGTAGAACTGGGTGCAGCACTGGTACGCCCGGGTTCATCGCTGACGGGCAGCGACGCTGGTGAATTAGCAGGCATCGGGAAGAATGGCATCCTCATCGCAGACGATTTACGCGCGGTGATTAACGACTTTGATGTGTTGATCGACTTCACCCGGCCGGAAGGCACGCTGGAGTATATGGCGATCTGCCGTGAGCAGGGTAAAGCGATGGTCATTGGCACCACCGGTTTTGATGAGGCAGGCAAAGCGGCCATTCGTGCGGCGGCGGAAGATATCGCCATCGTGTTCGCCGCTAACTTCAGTGTGGGGGTTAACCTGGTGCTGAAGCTGCTGGAGAAGGCCGCTAAAGTGATGGGCGAGTATGCGGACATTGAGATCGTTGAAGCGCACCACCGTCATAAAGTGGATGCGCCGTCTGGCACCGCGCTGGCGATGGGGGAGGCAATAGCCGACGCGATGCAGTGGAAACTGGATGAGCATGCAGTCTATACACGTGAAGGCCATACGGGTGAACGCCAGCCACAGACCATCGGTTTTGCGACGGTGCGCGCAGGTGACATCGTCGGTGAGCATACGGCGATGTTTGCAGATATTGGCGAGCGGGTAGAGATTACCCACAAGGCTTCGAGCCGTATGACCTTTGCAAATGGCGCAGTTAAGTCGGCTTTATGGTTGAAAGATAAGAAATCAGGGCTTTACGATATGCGCGATGTGCTGGATTTGTCGATGTTGTAA
- a CDS encoding porin codes for MKMRTFSLSAVAALMAILPFASQAEITLLKQDPQAGDPLSRLTLNVGGSIRAQVNHQTGVDDKSYKRDGFDGGTRFRFGADYYLFDDVSWISYYELGVNVPAVFSWDRHYADGANNTTRRQLYTGLKSKTWGQLTFGQQNSVYYDTVGAKTDIWDYDMIGQAPGNGINGDYDGSYRSRKQLKYKNSFGDADIYASYLFEDNEYLPGNGLRYKRKGGGSLGVDYHITEDLSWGTAWNYTRAAMRNPNNGDSRDYDQNIYGTALSWTPGNWTLSAGGGWYQNFMTTKRKDVHDYFAGDAWGIEYFAGYKIPVAQYGLKAIQPYVMGDRIEYATGRDYQRIDNGLGVTLFLDYGFRVDYEHVFTSSTDNLGDMNLVRLRYDF; via the coding sequence ATGAAAATGCGTACTTTTTCTCTGAGTGCAGTGGCTGCACTGATGGCTATTCTTCCTTTCGCCAGCCAGGCGGAAATTACCCTGTTGAAACAGGATCCGCAGGCGGGCGATCCACTTAGCCGTCTTACCCTGAATGTTGGCGGCAGCATCCGTGCTCAGGTCAATCATCAGACCGGCGTGGATGACAAATCCTACAAGCGCGACGGTTTCGATGGTGGCACCCGTTTCCGTTTTGGCGCTGACTATTACCTGTTTGATGACGTGAGCTGGATCAGCTACTACGAGCTGGGTGTTAACGTACCGGCGGTGTTCAGCTGGGATCGTCACTATGCCGATGGTGCCAATAACACCACGCGTCGCCAGCTCTACACCGGTCTGAAAAGCAAAACCTGGGGTCAGCTTACCTTTGGTCAGCAGAACAGCGTCTATTATGACACCGTGGGCGCCAAAACGGATATCTGGGATTACGACATGATCGGCCAGGCACCGGGCAACGGAATCAACGGCGACTACGATGGATCTTACCGTTCACGTAAGCAGCTGAAGTACAAAAACAGCTTCGGCGACGCGGATATCTACGCTTCTTATCTGTTCGAAGATAACGAGTATCTGCCAGGCAACGGCCTGCGCTATAAGCGCAAAGGCGGCGGCTCACTGGGCGTGGATTACCACATCACTGAGGATCTGAGCTGGGGCACGGCGTGGAACTACACTCGCGCGGCGATGCGTAATCCGAACAACGGCGACAGCCGCGATTACGACCAGAACATCTACGGCACCGCTCTGAGCTGGACACCAGGCAACTGGACGCTGTCAGCCGGTGGCGGCTGGTATCAGAACTTCATGACCACCAAACGCAAAGATGTGCATGACTACTTTGCTGGCGATGCGTGGGGCATTGAATATTTCGCCGGTTACAAGATCCCGGTGGCGCAGTACGGTCTGAAAGCCATCCAGCCTTATGTCATGGGTGACCGCATCGAGTATGCGACTGGCCGTGATTACCAGCGCATCGACAACGGTCTGGGTGTGACGCTGTTCCTCGACTACGGTTTCCGTGTTGATTACGAACATGTCTTTACCTCCAGCACCGATAACCTGGGTGATATGAATCTGGTGCGTCTGCGCTACGACTTCTGA
- the fkpB gene encoding FKBP-type peptidyl-prolyl cis-trans isomerase: MTECVQRESAVLVHFTLKLEDGSTAESTRANGKPALFRLGDGSLSAALEQALLGLKAGETKQFTLEPDDAFGGVSPDLIQYFSRRDFIDAGEPEVGAIMLFSGMGGSEMPGVIREISGDSITVDFNHPLAGRRIQFDVEVLEIDPALEANDANPVS, encoded by the coding sequence ATGACTGAGTGCGTACAGCGCGAAAGCGCGGTGTTGGTGCATTTTACGCTGAAGCTGGAAGATGGCTCGACGGCGGAATCGACCCGTGCAAACGGCAAGCCCGCGCTGTTCCGTCTCGGTGATGGCAGCCTCTCTGCAGCACTTGAGCAGGCACTGCTGGGGCTGAAAGCGGGTGAAACTAAACAGTTTACCCTGGAACCGGACGACGCCTTTGGCGGCGTCAGCCCTGACCTGATCCAGTATTTCTCGCGTCGGGACTTTATCGATGCGGGTGAGCCGGAAGTGGGAGCCATCATGCTGTTCAGCGGCATGGGCGGCAGTGAAATGCCTGGCGTGATCCGTGAAATCTCCGGTGACTCTATCACTGTGGATTTCAACCATCCGCTGGCAGGTCGTCGTATTCAGTTTGATGTAGAGGTGCTGGAAATCGATCCCGCACTGGAGGCCAACGATGCAAATCCTGTTAGCTAA
- the lspA gene encoding signal peptidase II, whose product MRKPILSTGLRWLWLVLVVIVVDFASKQWVMNNMMLHETQPLMPYLNLFYAHNYGAAFSFLADKGGWQRWFFAGIALAIVISLVVMMYRNHASQKMANIAYALIIGGAIGNLFDRSYHGFVVDFIDFYVGNWHFATFNIADCGICIGAALVVLEGFFSPNGKQAKQKG is encoded by the coding sequence ATGCGTAAACCTATTTTATCAACCGGATTGCGCTGGCTGTGGCTGGTGCTGGTGGTGATTGTTGTCGACTTCGCCAGTAAGCAGTGGGTGATGAACAACATGATGCTGCATGAAACCCAGCCGCTGATGCCTTATCTGAATCTGTTCTACGCGCACAACTATGGCGCGGCGTTCAGTTTCCTGGCGGACAAAGGCGGCTGGCAGCGCTGGTTCTTTGCCGGTATTGCGCTGGCTATCGTGATCTCGCTGGTGGTGATGATGTACCGCAATCACGCCAGCCAGAAGATGGCTAACATCGCCTATGCTCTGATCATCGGCGGCGCGATAGGCAATTTGTTCGATCGCTCATACCATGGCTTTGTGGTCGATTTTATCGATTTCTATGTCGGTAACTGGCACTTCGCTACATTTAATATCGCTGACTGCGGCATCTGTATCGGTGCGGCATTGGTGGTGCTGGAGGGCTTTTTCAGCCCGAACGGCAAACAGGCTAAACAGAAAGGGTAA
- the carA gene encoding glutamine-hydrolyzing carbamoyl-phosphate synthase small subunit, with translation MIKSAILVLEDGTQFHGRAIGATGSAVGEVVFNTSMTGYQEILTDPSYSRQIVTLTYPHIGNVGANAADEESSQIHAQGLVIRDLPLIASNFRSEEGLSAYLQRNNIVAIADIDTRKLTRLLREKGAQNGCIIAGDNPDAALALQKAQAFPGLKGMDLAKEVCTTETYSWQQGSWTLDAGLPEQATAESLPYHVVAYDYGAKRNILRMLVDRGCRLTVVPAQTPAEEVLKLSPDGIFLSNGPGDPEPCDYAISAIQSFLKTEIPVFGICLGHQLLALASGAKTVKMKLGHHGGNHPVKDLEKNRVMITAQNHGFAVDENNLPANLRVTHISLFDKTVQGIHRTDKPAFSFQGHPEASPGPGDAAPLFDHFIELIDAFRLQAK, from the coding sequence TTGATCAAGTCAGCAATCCTGGTTCTGGAAGACGGAACCCAATTCCACGGTCGGGCCATAGGGGCAACAGGATCGGCAGTGGGAGAAGTCGTTTTCAACACTTCAATGACCGGTTATCAAGAAATCCTCACTGATCCTTCCTATTCCCGCCAAATCGTCACTCTCACTTATCCCCATATCGGTAATGTCGGTGCTAATGCCGCCGACGAAGAATCCAGCCAGATTCATGCGCAGGGCCTGGTTATTCGTGACCTGCCGCTGATTGCCAGCAACTTCCGTAGCGAAGAGGGCTTATCTGCTTACCTGCAGCGCAACAACATCGTGGCGATTGCCGATATTGATACCCGCAAGCTGACGCGCCTGCTGCGTGAGAAAGGGGCGCAGAACGGCTGCATCATTGCGGGCGATAATCCGGATGCTGCGCTGGCGCTGCAAAAAGCCCAGGCGTTTCCGGGACTGAAAGGAATGGATCTGGCGAAAGAGGTCTGCACTACGGAGACTTACAGCTGGCAGCAGGGCAGCTGGACGCTGGACGCGGGTCTGCCAGAGCAGGCTACTGCGGAGTCGCTGCCTTATCATGTAGTGGCTTACGATTACGGCGCTAAGCGCAACATCCTGCGCATGCTAGTCGATCGCGGCTGTCGTCTGACCGTGGTTCCGGCACAGACACCTGCCGAAGAGGTTCTGAAGCTGAGTCCTGACGGCATTTTCCTCTCCAACGGTCCCGGTGACCCGGAGCCGTGCGACTACGCGATCAGCGCGATTCAGTCCTTCCTGAAGACAGAGATTCCGGTGTTCGGTATCTGCCTGGGGCATCAGCTGCTGGCGCTGGCCAGCGGGGCTAAGACCGTGAAGATGAAGCTCGGTCACCACGGCGGCAACCATCCGGTGAAAGATCTCGAAAAAAACCGCGTGATGATTACCGCGCAGAACCACGGTTTTGCGGTCGATGAGAACAATCTGCCTGCGAACCTGCGTGTCACCCACATTTCGTTGTTCGATAAAACGGTGCAGGGCATTCATCGCACTGATAAGCCTGCATTCAGCTTCCAGGGACACCCGGAAGCCAGCCCGGGTCCGGGTGATGCCGCACCGCTGTTTGACCACTTTATTGAATTGATTGACGCATTCCGTCTGCAAGCGAAGTAA
- the carB gene encoding carbamoyl-phosphate synthase large subunit → MPKRTDLKSILILGAGPIVIGQACEFDYSGAQACKALREEGYRVILVNSNPATIMTDPEMADATYIEPIHWEVVRKIIEKERPDAVLPTMGGQTALNCALELERHGVLEEFGVTMIGATADAIDKAEDRRRFDVAMKSIGLDTARSGIAHTMEEALAVAEDVGFPCIIRPSFTMGGTGGGIAYNREEFEEICERGLDLSPTNELLIDESLIGWKEYEMEVVRDKNDNCIIVCSIENFDAMGIHTGDSITVAPAQTLTDKEYQIMRNASLAVLREIGVETGGSNVQFSVNPKDGRLIVIEMNPRVSRSSALASKATGFPIAKVAAKLAVGYTLDELMNDITGGLTPASFEPSIDYVVTKIPRFNFEKFAGANDRLTTQMKSVGEVMAIGRTFQESMQKALRGLEVGANGFDPKVHLDDPEALTRIRRELKDAGSDRIWYIADAFRAGMSVDGVFNLTNIDRWFLVQIEELVRLEDQVASEGVNSLDATFLRTLKRKGFADARLATLAGVAESEIRKLRQQFNLHPVYKRVDTCAAEFATNTAYMYSTYEEECEANPSPDREKIMILGGGPNRIGQGIEFDYCCVHAALALREDGYQTIMVNCNPETVSTDYDTSDRLYFEPVTLEDVLEIVRIEQPKGVIVQYGGQTPLKLARALEAAGVPVIGTSPDSIDRAEDRERFQQAVDRLKLKQPANATVATLEQAVEKAAGLGYPLVVRPSYVLGGRAMEIVYDEIDLRRYFQTAVSVSNDAPVLLDRFLDDAVEVDVDAICDGERVLIGGIMEHIEQAGVHSGDSACSLPAYTLNQEIQNVMRQQVEKLAFELNVRGLMNVQFAVKDNEVYLIEVNPRAARTVPFVSKATGVPLAKVAARVMAGKTLAEQGVTEEVIPPYYSVKEVVLPFNKFQGVDPILGPEMRSTGEVMGVGRTFAEAFSKAMLGAQSNMKKSGRALLSVREGDKKRIVDLAAKLQKFGFELDATHGTAVVLGEAGINPRLVNKVHEGRPHIQDRLKNGEYSYIVNTTAGRQAIEDSKLIRRSALQYKVHYDTTLNGGFATAMALNADPTEQVISVQEMHAQIKAM, encoded by the coding sequence ATGCCAAAACGTACAGACCTAAAATCCATCCTGATTCTTGGTGCCGGTCCGATTGTGATCGGCCAGGCCTGCGAATTTGACTATTCCGGTGCGCAGGCGTGTAAAGCGCTGCGTGAAGAGGGTTACCGCGTCATTCTGGTAAACTCGAACCCGGCGACGATCATGACCGACCCGGAAATGGCCGATGCGACCTACATTGAGCCGATTCACTGGGAAGTGGTGCGCAAAATCATCGAAAAAGAGCGCCCGGATGCGGTATTGCCAACGATGGGCGGACAGACAGCGCTGAACTGTGCGCTGGAGCTGGAGCGTCATGGCGTGCTGGAAGAGTTTGGCGTCACGATGATTGGCGCGACGGCTGATGCGATCGACAAAGCGGAAGATCGTCGTCGCTTCGACGTGGCGATGAAAAGCATCGGTCTGGATACCGCGCGTTCCGGCATTGCGCACACCATGGAAGAAGCGCTGGCCGTGGCAGAAGATGTTGGCTTCCCGTGCATTATCCGTCCCTCATTTACTATGGGCGGAACCGGTGGCGGCATCGCCTACAACCGCGAAGAGTTTGAAGAGATTTGCGAACGCGGTCTCGACCTCTCACCAACCAATGAGCTGCTGATTGATGAGTCGCTGATTGGCTGGAAAGAGTATGAGATGGAAGTAGTGCGCGATAAAAACGACAACTGCATCATCGTCTGCTCAATTGAAAACTTCGATGCGATGGGGATCCACACCGGTGACTCCATCACGGTGGCACCTGCCCAGACGCTGACCGACAAAGAGTATCAGATCATGCGTAACGCCTCGCTGGCGGTACTGCGTGAAATCGGTGTTGAGACCGGTGGCTCCAACGTGCAGTTCTCGGTTAACCCGAAAGATGGCCGCCTGATTGTCATTGAGATGAACCCACGCGTGTCGCGCTCTTCGGCGCTGGCGTCAAAAGCGACTGGCTTCCCGATTGCTAAAGTGGCGGCCAAACTGGCAGTCGGCTACACCCTCGACGAGCTGATGAACGATATCACTGGCGGTTTAACACCAGCCTCGTTTGAACCGTCAATCGACTACGTCGTCACCAAGATCCCGCGTTTCAACTTTGAGAAATTTGCCGGTGCCAACGATCGCCTGACCACGCAGATGAAATCGGTGGGTGAAGTGATGGCGATTGGCCGTACTTTCCAGGAGTCCATGCAGAAAGCGCTGCGCGGCCTGGAAGTCGGCGCTAACGGTTTTGACCCGAAAGTGCACCTTGATGACCCGGAAGCGTTAACCCGCATCCGCCGCGAGCTGAAAGATGCCGGTTCAGACCGCATCTGGTACATCGCTGATGCATTCCGTGCCGGTATGTCAGTAGATGGCGTGTTCAATCTGACCAACATTGACCGCTGGTTCCTGGTGCAGATTGAAGAGCTGGTACGGCTGGAAGATCAGGTGGCAAGCGAAGGGGTGAATAGCCTGGATGCCACGTTCCTGCGTACTCTGAAGCGTAAAGGCTTTGCCGATGCGCGGCTGGCGACGCTGGCAGGTGTGGCTGAGAGCGAAATCCGCAAGCTGCGTCAGCAGTTTAACCTGCATCCGGTTTATAAGCGGGTGGATACCTGTGCCGCCGAGTTCGCGACGAATACGGCCTATATGTACTCCACCTATGAGGAGGAGTGCGAAGCCAACCCGAGTCCGGATCGTGAAAAAATCATGATTCTGGGGGGGGGGCCAAACCGTATCGGTCAGGGTATCGAATTCGACTACTGCTGCGTTCATGCCGCTCTGGCGCTGCGTGAAGATGGTTACCAGACCATTATGGTGAACTGTAACCCGGAAACGGTCTCGACCGATTACGACACCTCTGACCGCCTCTACTTTGAGCCGGTCACGCTGGAAGATGTGCTGGAGATTGTGCGCATCGAGCAGCCAAAAGGCGTCATCGTACAGTATGGCGGTCAGACCCCGCTGAAACTGGCGCGTGCGCTGGAAGCCGCAGGCGTACCGGTTATCGGCACCAGCCCGGATTCTATTGACCGTGCGGAAGACCGTGAACGTTTCCAGCAGGCGGTTGATCGCCTGAAACTGAAGCAACCAGCTAACGCCACGGTAGCGACGCTGGAGCAGGCAGTCGAGAAAGCGGCTGGCCTGGGTTATCCGCTGGTGGTGCGTCCTTCCTATGTACTGGGTGGCCGTGCCATGGAGATCGTCTACGACGAGATCGACCTCAGACGTTACTTCCAGACGGCAGTCTCGGTTTCCAATGATGCGCCGGTACTGCTGGATCGCTTCTTGGATGATGCTGTCGAAGTGGATGTGGATGCGATTTGCGACGGTGAGCGGGTGCTGATTGGCGGCATTATGGAACACATTGAGCAGGCTGGTGTTCACTCCGGTGACTCCGCCTGTTCACTGCCGGCCTACACGCTGAATCAGGAGATTCAGAATGTGATGCGCCAGCAGGTTGAGAAACTGGCGTTTGAGCTGAACGTTCGTGGCCTGATGAACGTTCAGTTCGCGGTGAAAGACAACGAAGTCTATCTGATCGAAGTGAACCCACGTGCGGCGCGTACCGTTCCGTTCGTTTCTAAAGCGACCGGTGTACCGCTGGCGAAAGTGGCTGCGCGCGTGATGGCAGGTAAAACACTGGCAGAGCAGGGCGTGACGGAAGAGGTGATCCCGCCTTACTACTCGGTCAAAGAAGTGGTGCTGCCGTTCAACAAGTTCCAGGGCGTTGACCCGATTCTGGGTCCAGAAATGCGCTCCACTGGTGAAGTCATGGGTGTGGGCCGCACGTTCGCTGAGGCGTTCTCCAAAGCGATGCTGGGTGCCCAGAGCAATATGAAGAAGTCAGGCCGTGCGCTGCTGTCTGTGCGTGAAGGCGACAAGAAACGTATCGTCGACCTGGCCGCGAAGCTGCAGAAGTTTGGTTTCGAACTGGATGCGACTCACGGCACCGCGGTGGTGCTGGGCGAAGCGGGCATCAACCCGCGCCTGGTCAACAAGGTGCATGAAGGACGTCCGCACATTCAGGACCGCCTGAAGAATGGCGAGTATAGCTACATCGTCAATACAACGGCGGGTCGTCAGGCGATTGAAGATTCGAAGCTGATTCGCCGCAGCGCACTGCAGTATAAAGTGCATTACGACACCACGCTGAACGGCGGCTTCGCCACCGCGATGGCGCTGAATGCAGACCCGACGGAACAGGTTATCTCCGTTCAGGAAATGCATGCCCAGATAAAGGCGATGTAA